A single window of Narcine bancroftii isolate sNarBan1 chromosome 1, sNarBan1.hap1, whole genome shotgun sequence DNA harbors:
- the scxa gene encoding basic helix-loop-helix transcription factor scleraxis codes for MSFAMLRSVPSRCLYPEIGMLSEGDEELDSESSGSETSFSLGPYGGGGGKRKRKVRVPGVIRQRQAANARERDRTNSVNTAFTALRTLIPTEPADRKLSKIETLRLASSYISHLGNVLLLGEAGDGQPCHTSTSSYYPGTRVTESENSQPKQICTFCLSNQRRMNKDRDRKSTIRS; via the exons ATGTCTTTTGCCATGCTGAGATCGGTGCCCAGCCGTTGCCTCTACCCGGAGATCGGCATGCTGTCAGAAGGAGATGAGGAACTCGACAGTGAGAGCTCGGGCTCAGAGACATCTTTCAGCCTAGGACCTTACGGTGGTGGAGGAGGAAAGAGGAAAAGGAAAGTCAGGGTGCCAGGAGTCATTAGGCAGAGACAAGCTGCAAatgccagagagagagacaggaccaACAGTGTGAACACGGCTTTCACAGCCCTCCGGACCCTCATCCCCACCGAGCCCGCTGATAGGAAACTCTCCAAAATAGAGACGCTGCGACTGGCTTCAAGTTACATCTCGCACCTGGGAAACGTGCTGCTGCTGGGAGAAGCTGGCGATGGACAACCCTGCCATACGAGCACGTCCAGCTACTACCCTGGCACCAGGGTCACTGAGTCCGAGAATAGCCAGCCCAAACAGATCTGCACTTTCTGTCTGAGCAACCAAAGAAGGATG AACAAAGATCGTGACAGAAAGAGCACCATCCGAAGTTAA